A window from Dethiosulfovibrio russensis encodes these proteins:
- a CDS encoding AsmA-like C-terminal region-containing protein — protein sequence MSKKTAVGLSLAVLVVAAGFLLAVTDLGTGVVKSQATKILSQTLEAKVSMGEVSGNPVKGYDIRNLDIVKDGEYSLKVPSIEIKTNLMGILGKGALVRRLSLVGLDTDPDQIQALIDGLPRSEGSEPSSIPVEIVELKDSSLTLPGGDLEISLLSAALNQGEFLNVGLKLDLSYLGLPVKGDISALYGGSMATIESSKLSVGSGSVSVKGDLLPDLAADGTVDGLKLEELAKLWPPLAEGAMEGSASLAVKAGGSLTAPVLSGTMGFDGKLASVPVKDLKGNWSYQDMSIEVSSLKAAVAGVPLSGGFSALFGPGKPKVTLKLDASDADLGKLRGTYSQIPKEVSGVIDSIAVDLSGPVDGLKGTIKARAESLSLWGQSLSQSWISVVMDSKGVAKLSSKTVLQGQPAYLEGTVSFLGDSPQADLLLKARKVSTKLVAALSGADIPMEGDLDLDVTVKGPLSGPSIKGKVSSPSLSGFGQTIGKPSVSFALKGSDLEIPSAKAEWFGAPITASGLVSTGGKSPKLSMKGKLGGLDLAKVAAGFDLPSGLLSGLIDGSLNLDGPLDGLGVDLALSSGKLSLAGVSVEKVDLGLTGDSSALKVSRGSAMVSGGSVEASGSISLVDGPVLDLALEGSKIMLEKAVDLPLKAAVSGTVRAKGPAASPEVSMALSSPKVVAWGVGVDGVSASLVYKDGVVDLKEAVASVGGSPLSLKGNMNASGSVPKGSFELSGPDLDLSKATKDIVDADAYGIGGKLSVVFKGTFEGEKGSGSGYVKSPSLTVMNMAIKNLNCPLKLAGTKLDISEATADLYGGKVSSSGLIDLGTMKFSKKVSLSGTDVAPLIKDFAGTKGTVTGTAKANFSASGVLSPFAMKGEGTLDLGGGRLIGFPIADVAASLHGSDGISYAKGHGDFRVVDTVLHLDKGTLVTAREGDRIYRTMAVVGTVGPDKKLNLSCSGEVNVKLLNAAVGAGIGGLAGGGVGTLAAVVGGVLGGAQQGIAKDDFRDVSFRVAGTMDSSSIKDLKVGPSKIAPEKTEAAPAEKVLPSVPKDVVSGVSEDVQEPSQPKKLEDQLKEAVEEEAGKLLQGILGGGKD from the coding sequence ATGAGTAAAAAAACCGCTGTCGGACTTTCGTTAGCTGTTCTCGTGGTCGCGGCCGGATTTTTGCTGGCCGTGACAGACCTAGGCACGGGGGTCGTCAAGAGCCAGGCTACCAAGATACTCTCTCAGACTCTGGAGGCGAAGGTCTCCATGGGAGAGGTCTCGGGCAACCCGGTCAAGGGATACGATATCAGGAATTTGGATATCGTGAAGGACGGAGAGTACTCTTTAAAGGTCCCCTCTATAGAGATCAAGACCAATCTGATGGGTATTCTTGGAAAGGGGGCCCTGGTCAGGCGTCTTTCGCTGGTCGGACTGGATACCGATCCGGACCAGATTCAGGCATTGATCGACGGCCTTCCGAGGTCGGAGGGGAGCGAGCCATCTTCCATACCCGTGGAGATAGTCGAGCTCAAGGACTCCTCCTTGACTTTGCCAGGAGGGGATCTCGAGATATCCCTGCTATCCGCTGCCTTAAACCAGGGAGAGTTTCTGAACGTAGGGTTGAAACTCGATCTGTCCTATCTGGGACTTCCTGTGAAGGGCGATATATCCGCATTGTACGGAGGGTCGATGGCTACCATCGAATCCTCCAAGCTGTCGGTCGGTTCCGGCTCAGTGTCGGTGAAGGGCGATCTGCTGCCCGATCTGGCCGCCGACGGTACAGTCGACGGGCTTAAGCTGGAGGAGCTGGCCAAGCTGTGGCCTCCTCTGGCCGAAGGTGCCATGGAGGGATCGGCTTCCCTTGCCGTAAAGGCCGGAGGTTCTTTGACCGCTCCGGTACTGTCCGGAACCATGGGCTTCGACGGCAAGCTGGCCTCGGTCCCGGTCAAGGACTTGAAGGGTAACTGGAGCTATCAGGATATGTCCATTGAGGTCTCGTCTCTGAAGGCTGCCGTGGCGGGAGTCCCCCTCTCTGGAGGTTTTTCCGCTCTTTTCGGACCTGGCAAGCCCAAGGTAACACTCAAGTTGGACGCCTCCGATGCCGATCTTGGCAAGCTCAGGGGCACCTATTCTCAGATCCCCAAGGAAGTCTCGGGTGTGATCGATTCTATAGCGGTGGATCTCAGCGGCCCGGTAGACGGATTGAAGGGTACGATAAAGGCCCGAGCCGAGAGCCTTTCCCTCTGGGGCCAGTCCCTATCTCAGAGCTGGATCTCGGTTGTCATGGATTCCAAAGGGGTGGCCAAGCTGTCGTCAAAGACGGTTCTTCAGGGGCAGCCGGCCTATCTCGAGGGCACCGTTTCCTTCCTGGGCGATTCCCCTCAGGCCGACTTGCTTTTGAAGGCCAGAAAGGTCTCCACCAAGCTGGTGGCGGCCCTCTCCGGTGCGGATATACCGATGGAAGGGGATCTGGACCTGGACGTGACGGTCAAGGGACCTCTGTCCGGCCCCTCTATCAAGGGTAAGGTAAGCTCGCCCTCTTTGTCCGGATTCGGACAGACCATAGGAAAGCCTTCGGTCAGCTTCGCCCTGAAGGGATCCGACCTGGAGATCCCCTCCGCCAAGGCAGAGTGGTTCGGAGCTCCTATCACAGCTTCCGGTCTGGTCTCGACCGGGGGTAAGTCGCCTAAACTTTCCATGAAGGGGAAGCTGGGCGGTCTGGACCTCGCCAAGGTGGCTGCCGGATTCGACCTGCCCAGCGGCCTTCTATCCGGGTTGATCGACGGTTCGTTGAACCTCGACGGCCCTCTGGACGGCCTCGGGGTGGACCTGGCACTGTCTTCGGGAAAACTTTCCCTGGCGGGGGTGTCGGTGGAGAAGGTAGACCTAGGTCTTACCGGCGATTCGTCGGCTCTCAAGGTCTCCAGGGGGTCGGCGATGGTCTCCGGCGGCTCTGTTGAGGCGTCGGGCTCGATATCCCTGGTGGACGGTCCCGTTTTGGACTTGGCCCTGGAGGGTTCGAAGATAATGTTGGAGAAGGCCGTCGACCTGCCTCTCAAGGCAGCCGTTTCCGGTACCGTAAGGGCAAAGGGCCCCGCCGCCTCTCCGGAGGTGTCCATGGCTCTGTCCAGCCCCAAGGTCGTGGCCTGGGGCGTCGGAGTCGACGGGGTGTCGGCCTCTCTGGTCTATAAAGACGGCGTGGTGGACCTCAAGGAGGCTGTCGCCTCGGTTGGAGGAAGCCCTCTGTCCCTCAAGGGAAATATGAACGCCTCGGGGTCGGTGCCCAAGGGTAGTTTCGAGCTTTCCGGGCCGGACCTGGATCTCTCCAAGGCTACCAAGGACATCGTCGACGCCGACGCCTACGGAATAGGGGGCAAGCTGTCCGTGGTCTTCAAGGGAACCTTCGAGGGAGAGAAGGGCAGCGGATCGGGATACGTCAAGTCTCCTTCACTCACGGTCATGAACATGGCGATCAAGAACCTGAACTGTCCTCTCAAGCTGGCTGGGACCAAGCTGGATATTTCCGAGGCCACCGCCGATCTGTATGGCGGAAAGGTGAGCAGCTCGGGGTTGATCGACCTCGGCACGATGAAGTTTTCCAAGAAGGTTTCCCTGTCCGGAACCGACGTGGCTCCTCTCATAAAGGACTTCGCCGGTACCAAGGGAACGGTGACGGGAACGGCCAAGGCTAATTTTTCCGCATCAGGCGTTCTAAGTCCCTTCGCCATGAAGGGAGAGGGCACCCTTGACCTTGGCGGCGGCAGGCTGATAGGCTTCCCCATCGCCGATGTAGCGGCGTCGCTTCACGGTTCCGACGGCATCTCCTACGCCAAGGGGCACGGCGATTTTCGAGTGGTGGACACGGTGCTACACCTGGACAAGGGAACCCTGGTCACCGCCAGAGAGGGCGACCGGATATACAGGACCATGGCTGTGGTCGGGACGGTCGGTCCGGATAAGAAACTGAATCTGTCCTGCTCCGGAGAGGTCAACGTCAAGCTCCTCAACGCTGCTGTCGGAGCCGGTATCGGCGGTCTGGCCGGCGGCGGAGTCGGAACCCTGGCCGCAGTGGTAGGAGGGGTCTTAGGCGGAGCCCAGCAGGGCATCGCCAAGGACGACTTCAGGGATGTCTCCTTCCGAGTCGCCGGCACCATGGACTCTTCGTCCATAAAGGATCTCAAGGTAGGTCCCTCCAAGATAGCTCCGGAGAAGACCGAGGCCGCTCCTGCGGAGAAGGTACTCCCCTCGGTTCCTAAAGACGTCGTCTCCGGTGTCTCCGAGGACGTTCAGGAGCCCTCTCAGCCCAAGAAGCTGGAGGACCAGCTGAAGGAGGCCGTCGAGGAAGAGGCTGGGAAGCTGCTCCAGGGTATTCTGGGAGGCGGCAAGGACTGA
- the proB gene encoding glutamate 5-kinase, which yields MDRSDLRDCRRIVVKVGTSTITHPTGKLNLLRMERLARALSDLHNQGKDVLLISSGAVGAGVGRMGLRERPSTLPMKQALAAVGQASLMQMYEKFFGEYGQNVGQVLLTRDAFDDRPRYLNVRNTLCGLLELGVVPIINENDTVAVDEIKFGDNDTLSALVAVVVQADLLIILSDIDGLYDRNPKEHPDATRLSVVADISDEIRANSTGRGSSFASGGMYTKLAAADIALPAGIPMVIASGGEDRITRRILEGEELGTLFVPYQTGRHARKQWIASGARPQGVLVIDDGAVEALTEGGGSLLPSGVIAVRGDFSRGQIVSIQEIKGDEIARGLSNYDSSEILAILGHQSEEIADLLGDKDFDEVVHRDNLAVL from the coding sequence ATGGACAGATCGGATCTTAGGGATTGCCGCAGGATAGTGGTAAAGGTGGGGACAAGCACGATCACCCATCCGACGGGAAAACTCAATCTTCTCCGGATGGAGCGTCTGGCAAGAGCCCTTTCGGACCTGCACAATCAGGGCAAGGACGTGCTTCTGATAAGCTCCGGTGCCGTAGGGGCCGGGGTGGGTCGGATGGGCCTCAGGGAGCGACCGTCGACCCTTCCCATGAAACAGGCCCTGGCGGCGGTAGGTCAGGCCTCTTTGATGCAGATGTACGAGAAGTTCTTCGGAGAGTACGGCCAGAACGTCGGACAGGTCCTTCTGACCCGTGACGCCTTCGACGATAGGCCTCGATATCTGAACGTCAGAAACACTCTGTGCGGGCTTCTGGAGCTGGGAGTCGTGCCGATAATAAACGAAAACGACACGGTGGCGGTGGACGAGATCAAGTTCGGCGACAACGATACCCTGTCCGCACTGGTCGCGGTGGTGGTTCAGGCCGATCTGCTGATAATACTGTCCGATATAGACGGCCTGTACGACCGTAATCCGAAGGAACATCCGGACGCCACCAGGCTGTCGGTGGTGGCCGATATCTCCGACGAGATCAGGGCCAACTCCACCGGCAGGGGATCCAGCTTCGCCAGCGGAGGGATGTACACTAAACTGGCCGCAGCGGACATAGCCCTTCCGGCGGGGATACCGATGGTGATAGCCAGCGGGGGAGAGGACAGGATCACCCGGAGGATACTGGAGGGGGAGGAGCTCGGCACTTTGTTCGTGCCCTACCAGACCGGCAGACACGCCAGAAAGCAGTGGATCGCCTCTGGGGCGAGGCCTCAGGGGGTTCTCGTCATAGACGACGGTGCCGTAGAAGCCCTTACAGAGGGAGGCGGAAGTCTTCTGCCCTCGGGGGTCATAGCGGTCAGAGGTGATTTCTCCAGGGGGCAGATCGTCTCCATCCAGGAGATAAAGGGAGACGAGATAGCCCGAGGGCTCTCCAACTACGACAGCTCAGAGATACTGGCTATATTGGGGCATCAGAGCGAGGAGATCGCAGATCTTCTGGGAGACAAGGATTTCGACGAGGTGGTCCACAGGGACAATCTCGCCGTTTTGTGA
- a CDS encoding glutamate-5-semialdehyde dehydrogenase has translation MENKLKSMGLAAREAARSLALAGRKEKDRALREMASSIRSRRDSIVEANGLDLEEGRKAGLSEPLLERLTLDDGRIESMAAGLEQIAVLPDPIGSGLGSYINEDGLEISRVRVPLGVIGMIYESRPNVTADAAGLCLKSGNAVILRGGKEAHHSNRAIAEAIGKALGNVGFPAGAVQLLDDPGREATQALMALDSLDVLIPRGGKGLKAAVKQHAKVPVIMTGMGLCHLYVDSSADVNMAVRIAVNAKAQRPSVCNSIETLLVHSDVASRFLPPLVKAMEEAGVELRGDDRVRKVVSMNPAVDDDWDTEYLALILSIKMVDSLDQAMDHIHLHGSGHSEAIVTRDYGNSRRFLDGVDAAAVYVNASTRFTDGAVFGLGAEMGISTQKLHARGPMGVEQLTTVKFRVSGSGQIRS, from the coding sequence GTGGAAAATAAATTAAAATCGATGGGACTCGCCGCTCGGGAGGCGGCTAGAAGCCTTGCCCTGGCTGGGAGGAAAGAGAAGGATCGAGCTCTGAGGGAGATGGCCTCGTCCATCCGTTCCCGCCGGGATTCCATCGTGGAGGCCAACGGCTTGGATCTGGAGGAGGGCCGGAAGGCCGGTCTGTCAGAGCCTCTTCTGGAGCGGCTGACCCTGGACGACGGGAGGATAGAGTCCATGGCGGCGGGGCTCGAGCAGATAGCGGTGTTGCCGGATCCGATAGGGTCCGGTCTTGGCAGCTATATAAACGAGGATGGCCTGGAGATATCCCGGGTCAGGGTTCCCCTCGGGGTCATAGGGATGATATACGAGTCCCGTCCCAACGTTACCGCCGACGCGGCGGGACTCTGCCTAAAGTCGGGAAACGCCGTGATACTGAGAGGTGGCAAGGAGGCACATCACTCCAACAGGGCCATTGCCGAAGCGATAGGAAAGGCCCTCGGGAATGTCGGTTTCCCCGCCGGAGCGGTACAGCTGTTGGACGATCCCGGCAGGGAGGCGACACAGGCCCTCATGGCGTTGGATTCTCTGGACGTCCTCATACCGAGGGGGGGAAAGGGTCTGAAGGCCGCGGTAAAACAGCACGCCAAAGTCCCGGTGATAATGACAGGCATGGGACTCTGCCATCTCTACGTGGATAGCTCGGCCGACGTGAACATGGCCGTCAGGATCGCGGTAAACGCCAAGGCTCAGAGGCCCTCGGTCTGCAACAGCATAGAGACCCTTCTGGTCCATTCCGACGTGGCGTCCCGGTTCCTACCTCCCCTGGTAAAGGCGATGGAAGAAGCGGGAGTGGAGCTTCGGGGCGACGATAGGGTCAGGAAGGTAGTGTCGATGAACCCCGCCGTAGATGACGACTGGGACACCGAATATCTGGCTCTGATCCTTTCGATCAAGATGGTCGATTCTCTGGACCAGGCTATGGATCACATCCACCTTCACGGCTCAGGGCACAGCGAGGCCATAGTGACCAGAGATTACGGCAATTCCAGAAGGTTCCTGGACGGAGTCGACGCCGCGGCGGTCTATGTCAACGCTTCCACCAGGTTCACCGACGGAGCGGTCTTCGGCCTGGGGGCTGAGATGGGCATAAGCACCCAGAAACTTCATGCCAGGGGCCCTATGGGGGTGGAACAGCTTACCACGGTCAAGTTCCGGGTCTCCGGATCGGGCCAGATAAGGTCGTAG
- a CDS encoding D-alanine--D-alanine ligase family protein, translating into MRISVLCGGDSPERDVSLDSGREVAEGLKAKGHSVELVDLPSPEALFSFLAGDRPDLCFVALHGGWGEDGKLQAVLDMAGVPYTGSGPSGCAVAMDKTLSKGAFAAAGLDVPWGVAVHPGEGSSPVEALSRWGTLVVKPCCGGSTVATYIVSEEDDLRKALSSAWKLENRALVEAYVAGRELTVTVVEDRGIPRAFPIVEILPDGEFYDYRAKYGGGSRYVSPADLEPSVVDVVSRSAEIAHRVSGCSIYSRVDIRLDGKNRPFVLEVNTVPGMTSNSLVPKAARAGGFSFPDLLDHIVEESMASFSS; encoded by the coding sequence ATGAGGATATCGGTCCTGTGCGGAGGAGACTCTCCGGAGAGGGACGTCTCTCTGGACAGCGGCAGAGAGGTAGCCGAGGGCTTGAAGGCCAAGGGCCATTCGGTCGAGCTGGTGGATCTGCCGTCTCCTGAGGCTCTGTTCTCCTTCCTGGCCGGCGATCGCCCCGACCTGTGTTTCGTGGCCCTTCACGGAGGATGGGGCGAGGACGGCAAGCTCCAGGCTGTGTTGGACATGGCGGGGGTTCCCTACACCGGTTCGGGGCCATCTGGCTGTGCCGTTGCTATGGACAAGACTCTCTCCAAAGGGGCCTTCGCGGCGGCGGGTCTCGACGTTCCATGGGGAGTGGCGGTCCATCCCGGCGAGGGATCCTCTCCTGTGGAGGCTCTCTCCAGATGGGGGACTTTGGTGGTGAAGCCCTGTTGCGGAGGCAGCACAGTGGCGACCTATATAGTCTCCGAAGAGGACGATCTGAGGAAGGCTCTTAGCTCCGCGTGGAAGCTCGAGAACAGGGCTCTAGTGGAGGCCTACGTGGCCGGAAGGGAACTGACCGTGACTGTGGTGGAGGACAGGGGTATCCCCAGGGCCTTCCCTATAGTGGAGATCCTTCCCGACGGCGAGTTCTACGATTACAGGGCCAAGTACGGCGGGGGCAGCCGTTACGTCTCTCCGGCGGATCTGGAGCCGTCGGTGGTGGACGTGGTCTCCCGGTCCGCCGAGATAGCCCACAGGGTCTCGGGGTGTTCCATCTACTCCAGGGTGGACATAAGGCTGGACGGCAAAAATCGTCCCTTCGTTTTGGAGGTAAACACCGTTCCCGGTATGACCTCCAACAGCCTGGTTCCCAAGGCGGCCAGGGCGGGGGGATTTTCCTTTCCCGACCTGCTGGACCACATAGTGGAGGAGTCCATGGCGTCTTTTTCCAGTTGA